From Methanobrevibacter millerae, one genomic window encodes:
- the bsh gene encoding choloylglycine hydrolase has product MCTASNYITKDHYFGRNFDYEISYNERVTITPRNYKFEYRLIDDIESHYAIIGVAAGVDGYPLYYDACNEKGLSIAGLNFEGNAVYLEEKEGMVNVTPFEFIPYILGTYSNVSEVKKALENINLVNINFSEELPLSPLHWMISDDTGAIVVEPLKDGLKVYDNPVGVLTNNPPFDKQLFTLNDYRSLSNRNPENTFSKDFDLDEYSRGMGAIGLPGDLSSSSRFAKVAFTRANSFSSDGEEESVSQFFHILGSVEQQNGCTFINDPDLYEYTIYTSCYNTNKAVLYYRTYSNSQITAVKLMSEDLDSAELINYRLETEEQIAYIN; this is encoded by the coding sequence ATGTGTACTGCAAGCAATTATATAACTAAAGACCATTATTTCGGTCGAAACTTTGACTATGAAATTTCCTATAACGAAAGGGTAACTATTACTCCCAGAAATTACAAATTCGAATACAGGCTTATTGACGATATCGAATCACATTATGCTATTATTGGCGTTGCGGCAGGCGTCGACGGATACCCTCTATATTATGACGCATGCAACGAGAAAGGATTGTCAATAGCCGGGCTGAACTTCGAAGGAAATGCAGTCTATCTTGAAGAAAAAGAAGGTATGGTTAATGTCACACCTTTCGAATTCATTCCATATATACTGGGCACATACTCAAACGTAAGCGAGGTTAAAAAGGCCCTTGAAAACATTAATCTGGTGAATATCAACTTTTCAGAGGAGCTTCCGTTGTCTCCTTTGCACTGGATGATATCAGACGATACGGGAGCAATAGTCGTGGAGCCTCTAAAGGACGGACTTAAAGTATATGACAATCCTGTCGGAGTTTTAACGAACAATCCTCCCTTCGACAAGCAATTATTTACATTAAACGATTACAGAAGCCTTTCAAACAGAAATCCCGAAAACACGTTCTCAAAGGATTTCGACTTGGATGAATACTCAAGGGGAATGGGGGCCATCGGGCTTCCGGGAGACCTCTCATCATCCTCAAGGTTTGCAAAGGTGGCCTTTACAAGGGCAAATTCATTTTCATCAGACGGTGAAGAGGAAAGTGTATCCCAGTTTTTCCATATCCTGGGTTCAGTCGAGCAGCAGAACGGCTGTACCTTCATTAACGACCCTGACTTGTACGAGTATACTATTTATACGTCATGCTACAATACAAACAAGGCCGTTTTATACTACAGGACATACTCCAACAGCCAGATAACTGCCGTAAAGCTGATGAGTGAGGATTTGGATTCAGCCGAACTAATTAATTACAGACTGGAAACCGAAGAGCAAATTGCATACATTAATTAA
- a CDS encoding cation diffusion facilitator family transporter: MEQDRSKTGKKASMIAIGSNCLLTVLNIVVGLLGGSYALVAEGMHTFTDIVTSIVAYIGFKLSQRPADERFPEGYGRAEALAGLVIVIFLTFISFEIMDGAHHKLENPSSIVAPDNYVVIMAALGIVLNFVISRYIIKIGREINSPAIEADGQHQRTDIYTSIAILISVAVAKMGFPMLDPIIGFVIGILILKTAYEIGKENVLHIMGFVPDHDNLTAKIRRKANKTPNASDAHNILIDNFASYLIVHLHVKVDANLTVQEAHKVTSQVEQNILQIPEIRYVSVKPCPFDEDQCNDKKDD; the protein is encoded by the coding sequence GTGGAACAGGATCGTAGTAAAACAGGAAAAAAAGCATCAATGATTGCGATAGGTTCAAATTGTTTGCTGACTGTTTTAAATATTGTTGTTGGATTGTTAGGTGGAAGCTATGCGTTAGTTGCTGAGGGAATGCATACGTTTACCGATATTGTAACATCCATCGTTGCATATATCGGGTTTAAACTAAGTCAAAGGCCTGCAGATGAAAGATTTCCTGAAGGTTACGGCCGTGCTGAAGCGTTAGCGGGACTTGTAATCGTGATTTTCCTAACTTTCATCAGCTTCGAAATTATGGACGGCGCACACCATAAACTGGAGAATCCAAGCAGCATTGTCGCCCCTGATAATTATGTGGTGATAATGGCTGCTTTGGGCATAGTTTTAAACTTTGTTATCAGCAGATATATCATTAAAATCGGAAGGGAAATCAACAGTCCGGCTATTGAAGCGGACGGTCAGCATCAGCGAACAGACATATATACATCAATAGCCATTTTAATCAGTGTTGCTGTAGCAAAAATGGGATTTCCAATGCTTGATCCAATCATTGGTTTTGTTATAGGGATTTTAATCTTAAAAACTGCATATGAAATCGGTAAAGAAAATGTTCTCCATATTATGGGTTTTGTTCCGGATCATGATAATTTGACTGCAAAGATTAGGCGTAAAGCCAACAAAACTCCCAATGCAAGTGATGCACATAATATTCTGATAGATAATTTTGCATCATATTTGATTGTTCATTTGCATGTTAAGGTGGATGCCAATCTAACAGTTCAGGAAGCCCATAAAGTCACATCCCAGGTCGAGCAGAACATTTTACAGATACCTGAAATCAGATATGTTTCGGTAAAACCCTGTCCATTTGATGAAGACCAGTGCAATGATAAGAAGGATGACTGA
- a CDS encoding amidohydrolase family protein, with amino-acid sequence MQKVINAHCHIYPEKIASKAVMGIRDFYDLDMSLNGKIDGLLEDGNRVGVVHYLVHSVATTPKQVRSINEFISGEVKSHPDIFTGFGTLHPDSEDIPGDVDYLLELGLKGVKLHPDFQLFALNEERAFRIGEAINDADIPVLIHCGDFRYSYSNPEQLKPFLDKFPDMTVIGAHFAGWSMWEEATSKLAGTPNLYVDLSSSLYALSPETAKELIHAYGADKVLWGTDYPMWESESEMEYFNKIDLTDEERSMILYENAAKLLKID; translated from the coding sequence ATGCAGAAAGTGATTAATGCTCATTGTCATATTTATCCAGAAAAGATAGCTTCAAAGGCTGTTATGGGAATAAGGGATTTTTATGATTTGGATATGTCATTGAACGGAAAGATTGACGGTTTACTTGAAGACGGAAACAGAGTCGGAGTTGTTCATTATCTGGTTCATTCCGTTGCAACGACGCCGAAACAGGTAAGATCCATAAACGAATTCATAAGCGGCGAAGTCAAAAGTCATCCGGACATATTCACTGGATTCGGAACCCTCCACCCCGACAGCGAGGACATTCCAGGCGATGTTGATTATCTTCTGGAATTGGGCCTTAAGGGCGTCAAGCTTCATCCGGATTTCCAGCTATTCGCCTTAAATGAGGAGCGCGCATTCAGGATAGGTGAAGCGATAAACGATGCTGATATTCCGGTTCTGATTCACTGCGGAGATTTCAGATACAGCTATTCAAATCCCGAACAGTTAAAACCCTTTTTGGATAAGTTTCCGGACATGACCGTTATCGGAGCCCATTTTGCAGGATGGAGCATGTGGGAGGAAGCCACTTCCAAGCTTGCGGGAACGCCAAATCTTTACGTTGATTTAAGCTCAAGCTTATATGCTCTTTCTCCCGAAACGGCAAAGGAACTGATTCACGCATACGGCGCCGATAAGGTGCTGTGGGGCACGGACTATCCGATGTGGGAATCCGAAAGCGAAATGGAGTATTTCAACAAGATAGATTTAACCGATGAGGAAAGATCAATGATTCTATATGAAAATGCGGCAAAGCTTCTTAAAATAGACTAA
- a CDS encoding MFS transporter gives MKIEYETYVILISFLTSFFGVFLSNGIIIGVPAIANDFAMNNVIQNWIPTIFFLVMAVFTVPAGQISGKFGVKKSLLIGVVVFLIGSVGAALSFSTESFMLFRIIQGASVAFVNVAAMAMVVSAVKPQSRGKALGFTVTGVYLATSLSPVICGFLVYNFGWRSIFAVVIPFLVLCIIIMIVKIPQDWKTYEHDSIDKIGSVIYSIGILLFIYGFTNLINPMGWILTLSGIVLLVVFAAWELRQTSPVFNMKLFKNTKFTSSNIAALCSYLAIMVVTTILNYHFQYVRGWNAQMAGMILIVTPIIMAILAPNTGKLSDRIHPQKLAAAGMAIATVALLILTFLDKDMPLYLVVLAMILQGIGMGLFSSPNMNAIMSSVPPKDAPTASASQATMRTIGQTMSLGLLTLIFALVMGSLPLSTQYADLIVQASQTICTISMCACILSIFASLVGIKSKDEFNTGRPN, from the coding sequence TTGAAAATAGAATATGAAACTTATGTGATTTTAATATCATTTCTGACTTCATTTTTTGGAGTGTTCCTGTCAAATGGTATTATCATTGGAGTCCCGGCAATAGCTAACGACTTTGCCATGAACAACGTTATTCAAAACTGGATTCCAACAATATTTTTCCTGGTAATGGCCGTATTCACGGTTCCTGCCGGGCAGATTTCAGGCAAGTTCGGGGTTAAGAAATCCCTGCTTATCGGAGTGGTAGTCTTTTTAATCGGTTCTGTAGGTGCGGCACTGTCCTTTTCAACAGAATCATTCATGCTTTTCAGGATAATTCAGGGCGCCAGCGTGGCTTTCGTTAACGTTGCCGCAATGGCCATGGTAGTATCTGCAGTCAAGCCTCAAAGCAGGGGAAAGGCCTTGGGCTTTACCGTAACGGGCGTTTATCTTGCAACTTCCCTTTCTCCGGTTATCTGCGGATTTCTGGTTTACAATTTCGGCTGGAGATCAATATTTGCAGTTGTAATACCGTTCCTTGTACTGTGTATCATCATAATGATTGTAAAGATACCTCAGGACTGGAAAACCTATGAGCATGACTCCATCGATAAGATCGGTTCAGTCATTTATTCCATAGGAATACTGCTCTTCATCTACGGATTCACAAACCTCATAAACCCGATGGGATGGATACTGACCCTTTCAGGCATTGTCCTTCTTGTAGTCTTTGCCGCATGGGAGCTCAGGCAGACCTCGCCGGTATTCAACATGAAGCTCTTTAAAAACACGAAATTCACTTCTTCAAACATTGCGGCACTGTGCAGCTATCTGGCAATTATGGTGGTTACGACAATCCTCAATTATCACTTCCAGTACGTGAGAGGCTGGAACGCCCAGATGGCGGGAATGATACTGATTGTAACGCCTATCATCATGGCGATTCTTGCTCCGAACACAGGAAAGCTTTCAGACAGAATCCATCCGCAGAAGCTGGCTGCAGCGGGCATGGCAATAGCTACCGTTGCACTTTTAATATTGACCTTCCTTGACAAGGACATGCCTTTGTATCTGGTCGTTTTGGCAATGATTTTGCAGGGTATCGGAATGGGGCTTTTCTCAAGTCCGAACATGAACGCAATCATGAGTTCCGTTCCGCCGAAGGACGCCCCTACGGCTTCAGCTTCACAGGCAACCATGAGGACAATCGGCCAGACAATGAGCCTCGGACTTTTGACATTAATATTCGCTCTGGTAATGGGCAGCCTGCCTTTATCAACCCAGTACGCCGATTTAATCGTTCAGGCTTCACAGACAATCTGCACCATATCAATGTGCGCCTGCATACTGTCAATATTCGCTTCCCTGGTCGGAATCAAATCCAAGGACGAGTTCAACACGGGAAGGCCAAACTGA
- a CDS encoding toxic anion resistance protein: MSEFSLNVDEIEKEVNDTIKVEQEKLENSNIKSQAQSNAVAIFDADLDNPIERENIIKPLEEFGLNEMTRSSQKNQLLTTRFADFNNSGKDAENIGDKLYELNTQMKDLDPGKIDFAKKGVLGDIFNPVRKYFGRYQKAETAIAEIMESLDHSSKVLQNDNITLMSEENYLREITNKLLAEIELGKQMDESIEMQIQQAEIEGVSQDKIDFVKEEILFPLRQRIMDMQQMIVINQQGIVSLNVIRRNNKELIRGVNRAKNVTLTALRTGVMVASALYDQKIVMDKITILNETTGNIIESTSHMLREQGSEIQKSSAEAMISPEVLQNSFREAIAAIEEVSTYKEQALPKMKETINMFSNMADEGQKVVNKIETSNNELIK, encoded by the coding sequence ATGTCTGAATTTTCACTTAATGTAGATGAAATAGAAAAGGAAGTAAATGATACGATTAAAGTAGAACAGGAAAAATTAGAAAATTCCAATATCAAAAGCCAAGCACAAAGCAATGCCGTAGCTATTTTTGATGCTGATTTAGATAATCCTATTGAAAGGGAAAACATCATAAAGCCACTGGAGGAATTCGGCTTAAATGAAATGACCCGTTCATCACAAAAGAATCAACTGCTTACAACCCGTTTTGCGGATTTCAACAATTCAGGAAAGGATGCAGAAAACATCGGGGACAAGCTTTATGAACTAAACACCCAGATGAAGGACTTGGATCCGGGTAAAATCGATTTCGCCAAAAAAGGCGTATTGGGTGACATTTTCAATCCTGTTAGAAAGTACTTCGGAAGATACCAGAAGGCTGAAACCGCAATAGCTGAAATCATGGAATCCCTTGACCACAGCAGCAAGGTCCTTCAAAACGACAACATTACCCTTATGAGTGAGGAAAACTACTTGAGGGAAATCACAAACAAGCTCCTTGCTGAAATCGAGCTTGGAAAGCAGATGGATGAATCAATTGAAATGCAGATTCAGCAGGCAGAAATAGAAGGCGTCAGTCAGGATAAGATTGATTTTGTAAAAGAGGAGATACTCTTCCCGCTGAGGCAGAGGATAATGGATATGCAGCAGATGATTGTCATCAACCAGCAGGGTATCGTTTCACTTAACGTCATAAGAAGAAACAACAAGGAACTGATCCGTGGGGTCAACAGGGCCAAAAACGTAACCCTGACCGCATTAAGGACAGGGGTTATGGTTGCAAGCGCATTATACGACCAGAAAATCGTGATGGACAAGATTACCATTTTAAACGAAACCACGGGAAACATCATCGAATCCACCTCCCACATGCTTCGCGAACAGGGCTCCGAAATCCAAAAGTCCAGCGCCGAGGCCATGATTTCGCCTGAAGTCCTGCAGAATTCATTCAGGGAAGCCATAGCTGCCATCGAAGAGGTAAGCACATACAAGGAACAGGCTCTTCCTAAAATGAAAGAGACAATTAACATGTTCAGCAACATGGCCGATGAGGGTCAGAAAGTCGTAAATAAAATAGAAACCAGCAACAACGAGTTAATTAAATGA
- a CDS encoding DUF7657 domain-containing protein, protein MNLTKKNTILYALVVIVSFLLESYIVLVEQSKLIYKFSLSGFATYFSVKHFLIFLVLFSIIYYIFIDEERKSRFLNLLDTYKIPILALFVLVCVAFQLHGSSINELNTFFVKHNTLFGVSRPIRTDEFNVNTMLAFSQYMNNFSYFSDIVRAAPTDMFLIYGQPVWDIAMIFKPFLIGYLFLPQGYGLSFFWVSRLVVLLLVSYEFGRLITDKNRTLALAYALLITFSPLIQWWFAINGLVEMLIFGQLGVLLIHYYMTCDDYKKRLIIALGLMICVGGFALTMYPSWQIPFAYVFVLLACWIFLKHRKTFSVNKKDLAIFAFVIALFAILMAHVLSNSLETIKILMNTAYPGKEVFNGMGDLTYFFNYVPSIFFSVMPDGIPLNVVDTSAFCDFFPVPIILTFIVLFYQKTKDKLLLGLLAIYAILIVLFIVPVPDFILDITLRGHVRNIRLYSVIGFVGCLMLIRSICDLKEFADKRIIIGISVALSFVVVYLSRYAYRGYYAKWMLVILVLFYAIYFAIIFLSSTDKGKRIFLIACIVMCFFTGALVNPVDTGVEVVYDSPYMQEVSKIVESDPDANWIVQDMYLNALIPLGAKTINSINTYPDLEKWHTLDVNNASEDIYNRYAHICFILQDDAPTSFALASVDIIHIYFNVNDLQKLNVSYIASPNNLTELSNENVTFENIYQQNEFKIYHVTYH, encoded by the coding sequence ATGAATTTGACTAAGAAAAACACAATATTATATGCTTTGGTAGTTATTGTTTCATTTCTGCTTGAAAGCTATATTGTCTTAGTTGAACAGTCTAAATTAATATATAAATTCTCATTATCAGGATTTGCCACTTATTTTTCAGTTAAGCACTTCCTTATTTTCCTGGTTCTTTTTTCGATAATCTATTATATATTCATCGATGAGGAAAGGAAAAGCAGGTTTTTAAACTTGCTGGATACATATAAGATTCCTATACTGGCCCTTTTTGTTCTCGTATGCGTCGCTTTTCAATTGCACGGCTCATCCATCAACGAGCTGAACACTTTCTTTGTAAAGCACAACACTCTCTTTGGCGTTTCAAGGCCTATCAGAACCGATGAGTTTAATGTAAATACGATGCTTGCCTTTTCACAGTACATGAACAACTTCTCGTATTTCAGCGACATCGTAAGGGCAGCGCCAACGGACATGTTCCTGATTTACGGACAGCCGGTATGGGACATCGCAATGATTTTTAAGCCATTTTTAATAGGCTATCTCTTCCTGCCTCAGGGTTACGGACTGTCATTTTTCTGGGTATCACGTCTTGTGGTTCTCCTTTTGGTATCATACGAATTCGGAAGGCTCATTACAGACAAAAACAGAACCCTGGCTCTTGCATACGCTTTACTGATTACATTTTCACCGCTGATTCAATGGTGGTTTGCAATTAACGGCCTTGTGGAGATGCTGATTTTCGGACAGCTCGGTGTCTTATTGATACATTACTACATGACCTGTGATGACTACAAAAAGCGTTTGATCATTGCTTTGGGACTGATGATTTGCGTTGGAGGCTTTGCGCTGACGATGTATCCGTCCTGGCAGATACCTTTCGCATACGTATTTGTCCTGCTTGCCTGCTGGATATTTTTAAAGCACAGAAAGACATTCTCTGTTAATAAAAAGGATCTGGCGATTTTCGCATTTGTGATTGCACTTTTTGCAATTTTAATGGCTCATGTACTTTCGAACTCTCTGGAAACGATTAAGATATTAATGAATACGGCATATCCCGGAAAAGAGGTTTTCAACGGAATGGGGGATTTAACGTACTTTTTCAATTACGTTCCTTCAATATTTTTCTCAGTGATGCCTGATGGCATTCCTTTAAACGTCGTTGACACATCAGCATTCTGTGATTTCTTCCCTGTCCCGATAATACTGACATTTATAGTGCTATTCTATCAGAAAACCAAAGACAAGCTGTTATTAGGTCTTCTGGCAATTTATGCCATATTAATTGTTTTATTTATCGTTCCAGTTCCGGATTTCATACTTGACATCACGTTAAGGGGACACGTCAGAAACATCCGGCTGTACAGCGTAATCGGATTTGTGGGATGCCTGATGCTTATCCGTTCAATATGCGATTTAAAGGAGTTTGCAGACAAAAGGATAATTATTGGCATTTCAGTCGCATTGTCATTTGTCGTGGTTTATTTATCCAGATACGCATATAGAGGCTATTATGCAAAATGGATGCTTGTCATTTTAGTCCTGTTCTATGCGATTTACTTTGCAATAATATTTCTCTCATCAACTGATAAGGGAAAACGCATATTCTTAATAGCCTGCATAGTAATGTGTTTCTTTACCGGAGCGCTGGTTAATCCTGTCGATACCGGAGTGGAAGTCGTTTATGATTCACCATACATGCAGGAGGTTTCAAAAATCGTTGAAAGCGATCCCGACGCAAACTGGATTGTGCAGGACATGTATCTCAATGCGCTGATTCCTCTTGGTGCAAAAACAATTAATTCGATTAATACATATCCCGATTTGGAAAAATGGCATACTTTAGATGTGAATAACGCATCAGAAGACATCTACAACAGATATGCCCACATATGCTTCATATTACAGGATGATGCGCCGACATCATTCGCCCTGGCTTCAGTCGATATCATTCATATCTATTTCAATGTCAATGATCTGCAGAAGCTTAACGTAAGCTATATTGCAAGCCCTAATAATCTGACGGAGCTTTCCAACGAAAACGTCACTTTTGAGAATATATATCAGCAGAATGAATTTAAAATTTATCACGTAACCTATCATTAG